One genomic window of Camelina sativa cultivar DH55 chromosome 5, Cs, whole genome shotgun sequence includes the following:
- the LOC104788529 gene encoding protein FAM192A, protein MAEDTKPIRLLNFVSEDQLDESKKERGERVEDGTFQRDRALFEILKENKDKKDAEFNERFKHRPPKALDEDETEFLDKLEMSKREHERQMANEEEEQLRSFQAAVAARSAIIHELKDPAPPPPALTAKEVKPTGKRNPATRPFKAIVKVKPLLKKAKATEKEEEEIPGNGKPASQIDRTSLDSVKGNVTGKTTEPLLTGLGLVSYSDESEDDD, encoded by the exons atggctgaAGATACAAAACCAATTAGGTTACTAAATTTCGTCTCGGAGGaccag TTAGATGAAtcgaagaaagaaagaggtgaAAGAGTTGAAGATGGAACATTCCAGAGAGACAGGGCTCTCTTCGAG ATTTTGAAAGAGAACAAAGACAAGAAGGACGCTGAGTTTAATGAACGATTCAAGCATA GACCACCTAAAGCTCTGGATGAAGATGAGACTGAGTTTCTTGATAAACTGGAGATG tCAAAGAGGGAACATGAACGGCAAATggcaaatgaagaagaagagcaactTCGTAGTTTCCAG GCAGCGGTTGCAGCACGTTCAGCTATCATTCACGAACTCAAGGATCCAGCACCGCCACCACCAGCTCTTACCGCCAAG GAAGTTAAACCAACCGGGAAAAGAAATCCTGCAACTCGTCCATTTAAGGCAATAGTAAAAGTCAAGCCACTACTGAAGAAGGCTAAGGCGactgagaaagaagaggaagagattcCAGGGAATGGAAAACCAGCCAGCCAAATCGACCGGACTTCTTTGGATTCCGTTAAAGGCAATGTTACAGGTAAAACTACTGAACCTCTGCTAACAGGGTTAGGCTTAGTCTCATATAGTGATGAAAGTGAGGACgatgattaa